The Candidatus Sulfotelmatobacter sp. genome has a segment encoding these proteins:
- a CDS encoding FAD-dependent oxidoreductase, whose translation MKTRVVVLGAGFGGLELTTLLSEALGESVDIVLIDKAETFVFGFSKLDVMFGRRPPAAVHHRYRDIAKPGVRFVQTLVRSIDPVAKRTVTDEGTFDADVLIVALGADYDVAATPGLPEVGTEFYSVPGAIAMRDVLPRFEKGPAIVGITGKTFKCPPAPSEAALLLHDYLEARGLRRAAEILLVMPFGTPIPPSPDT comes from the coding sequence TTGAAGACGCGAGTCGTGGTGCTGGGGGCGGGATTCGGTGGCCTGGAGCTGACGACCCTCCTTTCCGAGGCGCTCGGCGAATCGGTGGACATCGTGCTCATCGACAAGGCCGAGACTTTCGTCTTCGGTTTCTCCAAGCTCGACGTGATGTTCGGACGACGGCCGCCCGCCGCCGTTCATCACCGCTACCGCGACATCGCGAAGCCGGGCGTGCGTTTCGTGCAGACCCTGGTGCGGTCGATCGACCCGGTCGCGAAGCGAACCGTGACCGATGAGGGAACCTTCGACGCCGACGTGCTGATCGTGGCGCTGGGCGCCGACTACGACGTCGCCGCCACGCCCGGACTGCCGGAAGTCGGAACCGAGTTCTACTCGGTGCCGGGAGCGATTGCGATGCGCGACGTACTGCCACGCTTCGAGAAGGGGCCGGCAATCGTCGGCATCACCGGCAAGACCTTCAAGTGTCCGCCCGCACCGAGCGAAGCGGCGCTGCTGCTGCACGACTATCTCGAGGCCCGCGGCCTGCGCAGGGCCGCCGAGATCCTGCTGGTGATGCCGTTCGGCACGCCGATCCCGCCCTCCCCCGACAC
- a CDS encoding protein kinase: MPLPPGTRLGAYEILGPLGAGGMGEVYRARDLRLGREVALKVLPSAVSGDAARLARFEREARTVAALNHPNIVTLFSVEDEGGTRFITMERVEGQSLDHVVVAGGLPVPRVIEIGIGLADALAAAHEKGVVHRDLKPANVMLTRDERVKVLDFGLAKLAEPDSDPALTQAATIAAPLSAAGQVMGTVPYMAPEQIRGEAVDGRTDLFALGIVLYELAAGTRPFTGASNADISSAILRDPPTPLRSVRGRLPVELERIVNRCLEKAPRDRIQTALEVSNELRLLRKGLELEGAGLSPPSRAAAGSQAETAGVDAGSTRARPRVWIGLGVALILAVAAVGYFASRRGAPAARDRSESAATAPAPEHSIAVLPFLNLSPDRNEDYFSDGISEELLNLLARIPSLQVTARTSSFSFKGKEVAIPEIARQLHVRHVLEGSVRRAGDRVRITAELIDASTDTHLWSQSYDRTLRDVFMIQDEIAGDVVQQLKVQLLGAAPKQRETRPEAYPLYLQAAQLSRKRSAEAYARADSLLARVLEIDPQYAPAWTFLANNRLNESIIGLRPTDKGFASAHEAATRAVAIDPEFARAHASLGMISMFSGDIPAAAQHFERALALDSSDPIVLGNSSAVLKSLGRIDEALALDQRTVNRDPVNTVWLFNLGSAQNWAGRPDLAAASMRTVLGLSPGYAGAHLVLGEALIHQGKPAEALAEIQQESYPGFRAIGLPMAFHALGRSADADTALASLIAHFGKEAPYDVAYNYAVRGDPDHAFEWLDRAAAAHDPSLSLILVENLFDPLHSDARWLPFLKRIGKGPEAMGNIRFNVAIASGS, from the coding sequence ATGCCTCTGCCGCCCGGCACCCGTCTCGGCGCATACGAAATCCTCGGCCCGCTCGGCGCGGGAGGGATGGGCGAGGTCTATCGTGCTCGAGACCTGCGCCTGGGTCGCGAGGTCGCGCTCAAGGTGCTGCCCTCCGCGGTGAGTGGCGACGCCGCCCGGCTGGCGCGATTCGAGCGCGAGGCGCGCACGGTCGCCGCCCTCAACCATCCCAACATCGTGACGCTGTTCTCGGTCGAGGACGAGGGCGGCACGCGATTCATCACGATGGAGCGGGTCGAGGGCCAGAGCCTGGATCACGTCGTGGTCGCCGGCGGGCTTCCAGTCCCTCGCGTCATTGAGATCGGAATCGGCCTGGCCGACGCGCTGGCCGCGGCCCACGAGAAAGGCGTCGTCCACCGCGATCTCAAACCTGCGAACGTGATGCTGACCCGCGACGAGCGCGTGAAGGTGCTCGACTTCGGGCTCGCCAAACTGGCCGAGCCCGATTCGGATCCGGCCCTGACCCAGGCAGCGACGATCGCCGCTCCGCTTTCGGCCGCGGGGCAGGTGATGGGCACGGTTCCGTACATGGCACCCGAACAGATCCGCGGCGAGGCCGTGGACGGGCGCACCGACCTCTTCGCGCTCGGGATCGTGCTCTACGAGCTGGCCGCGGGAACGCGGCCATTCACCGGCGCCTCCAACGCCGACATCAGCTCCGCGATTCTGCGCGATCCGCCGACACCGCTTCGGAGCGTGCGGGGGCGGCTCCCGGTCGAGCTCGAGAGGATCGTGAACCGTTGCCTCGAGAAGGCTCCCCGCGATCGTATCCAAACCGCTTTGGAGGTCTCGAACGAGCTGCGCCTGTTGCGCAAGGGTCTCGAGCTCGAAGGGGCGGGGCTCTCTCCGCCCTCGCGCGCGGCCGCCGGCTCGCAAGCTGAAACCGCCGGTGTGGACGCCGGCTCGACCCGGGCCAGGCCTCGGGTCTGGATCGGTCTGGGAGTCGCGCTGATCCTGGCGGTCGCGGCGGTCGGCTATTTCGCCTCCCGTCGCGGAGCACCCGCGGCGCGGGACCGAAGCGAGTCCGCGGCCACCGCCCCGGCGCCGGAGCATTCGATCGCGGTGCTTCCATTCCTGAACCTGTCGCCGGACAGGAACGAGGACTACTTCTCGGACGGGATCTCGGAGGAGCTCCTCAATCTGCTGGCGAGAATTCCTTCGCTCCAGGTGACCGCGCGCACTTCGTCCTTCTCGTTCAAGGGCAAGGAAGTCGCGATCCCGGAGATCGCGCGGCAGCTCCACGTGCGGCACGTCCTCGAAGGATCGGTGCGAAGGGCGGGGGATCGGGTGCGGATCACCGCCGAGCTGATCGACGCATCGACCGACACCCATCTCTGGTCGCAGAGCTACGACCGCACGCTCAGAGACGTATTCATGATCCAGGACGAGATCGCCGGCGACGTCGTTCAGCAGCTCAAGGTCCAGTTGCTCGGCGCCGCTCCCAAACAGCGTGAGACGAGGCCCGAGGCCTACCCGCTCTACCTCCAGGCGGCGCAGCTGTCGCGCAAGCGGAGCGCGGAGGCCTACGCACGGGCCGATTCGCTGCTCGCCCGGGTGCTCGAGATCGACCCGCAGTACGCGCCAGCGTGGACCTTCCTGGCCAACAATCGCCTCAACGAATCCATCATCGGGCTGCGGCCCACCGACAAGGGATTTGCCAGCGCCCACGAGGCGGCGACTCGGGCGGTCGCGATCGACCCGGAGTTCGCTCGTGCGCATGCCAGCCTCGGGATGATCTCGATGTTCTCGGGCGACATCCCCGCCGCCGCGCAGCACTTCGAACGCGCGCTCGCGCTTGATTCCTCGGATCCGATCGTGCTCGGCAACAGCTCGGCGGTGCTCAAGTCGCTCGGCCGGATCGACGAGGCCCTGGCGCTCGATCAGCGCACCGTCAACCGTGATCCCGTGAACACGGTCTGGCTGTTCAACCTCGGCAGCGCGCAGAATTGGGCCGGTCGGCCCGATCTGGCGGCGGCGTCCATGCGGACGGTGCTCGGTCTGAGCCCAGGCTATGCCGGCGCCCACCTGGTGCTCGGCGAAGCCCTGATCCACCAGGGCAAGCCGGCCGAGGCGCTGGCCGAGATCCAGCAGGAGTCCTACCCGGGATTTCGCGCGATCGGCCTGCCCATGGCCTTTCACGCGCTGGGCCGTTCGGCCGATGCGGACACCGCGCTGGCTTCGTTGATCGCCCACTTCGGGAAGGAGGCACCGTATGACGTTGCCTACAACTACGCGGTGCGTGGGGATCCTGACCACGCCTTCGAGTGGCTCGACAGGGCGGCGGCCGCGCACGATCCCAGCCTGAGTCTGATCCTGGTCGAAAACCTGTTCGATCCGCTCCATTCCGATGCCCGCTGGTTGCCGTTCCTCAAGCGGATCGGGAAGGGCCCGGAGGCGATGGGGAACATCCGATTCAACGTGGCGATCGCCTCGGGGAGCTAA
- a CDS encoding GNAT family N-acetyltransferase — translation MAGSVAYRQARPADLLGCARVFVRSSRDLARRQGVKAPPTKPRDLVAPLAHVRSTDPKGFQVAVQRGRVVAFASTILRGNTHFLSMFWALPGLQGRGVGRRVLARAFEEPRPPRAAVRCVYASLDTRAQMLYLKFGMLPRGMFYLLKGVPKPSPRPGRAVELEQIGATEKLTPRMLAIAARFDRNFRAARRDADIRYLMSLPGARFFAARAGRAILGYAILNQKGRVGPAGVKDARYSAGLAWALKERARAMKVKDMFIVVPGVNSGALDTFFRAGLKSEFFGAWMAAKPIGRFEGYLLAGGMLL, via the coding sequence ATGGCCGGCTCCGTAGCCTACCGGCAGGCCCGGCCGGCCGACCTGCTGGGTTGCGCGCGCGTCTTCGTGCGTTCGTCCCGAGATCTCGCGCGGCGGCAGGGGGTGAAGGCGCCGCCGACCAAACCCCGCGATCTGGTGGCGCCGCTCGCCCACGTCCGCAGCACCGACCCGAAAGGATTTCAGGTCGCGGTTCAGCGCGGGCGAGTGGTCGCCTTCGCGTCCACCATCCTGCGCGGCAACACCCACTTCCTCTCCATGTTCTGGGCGCTGCCCGGACTCCAGGGACGGGGAGTCGGGCGCCGCGTGCTGGCGCGCGCGTTCGAGGAGCCGCGCCCTCCCCGGGCGGCGGTGCGCTGCGTGTACGCGTCGCTCGATACGCGCGCGCAGATGCTCTACCTCAAGTTCGGGATGCTCCCGCGCGGAATGTTCTATCTGCTGAAGGGAGTGCCGAAGCCTTCTCCGCGCCCCGGACGCGCGGTAGAGCTGGAGCAGATCGGCGCGACCGAAAAGCTCACGCCGCGCATGCTCGCGATCGCCGCACGCTTCGACCGGAATTTCCGCGCGGCGCGCCGGGACGCCGACATCCGCTACCTCATGAGCCTGCCCGGGGCGCGATTCTTCGCCGCTCGGGCCGGTCGCGCGATTCTCGGCTACGCGATTCTCAACCAGAAGGGACGCGTGGGCCCGGCGGGAGTGAAGGATGCGCGGTACTCGGCCGGACTCGCCTGGGCGCTCAAGGAACGCGCGCGCGCCATGAAGGTCAAGGACATGTTCATCGTCGTGCCGGGGGTGAACTCCGGCGCGCTCGACACGTTCTTTCGAGCCGGGCTCAAGAGCGAGTTCTTCGGCGCCTGGATGGCCGCGAAACCGATCGGCAGGTTCGAAGGCTACCTGCTCGCCGGCGGGATGCTGCTGTAG
- a CDS encoding SMP-30/gluconolactonase/LRE family protein — protein MPSARSGLILSGGLLFLLLGACSKSSTTQPTPTAYTLVTQWGVAGKGNGQFNTPRDVAVDRTGKLFVADQGNHRIQVFSTDSTFLYQWGDSGSVNGKFNSPGHVAVDATGNVYVADTNNHRIEKFASDGTYITQWGSEGTGNGQFEWPWGIAVDANGNVFVADPNNHRIERFTSDGTYLTQWTSPSNGGPEFPRGVAVDDSGNVYVVNSDNGGGGNPTVQKFDNNGAYLTQWGALGSGDGQFLVPDGIAFDPAGNIFVTDTQNWRIQKFTRMGVYLTQWGFRLDSGSACAAGGVAVDATSNVYVAHWNFCCRIQKYALR, from the coding sequence ATGCCCAGTGCAAGAAGTGGTCTGATTCTCTCCGGCGGCCTGCTGTTCCTCCTGCTCGGCGCGTGCTCGAAGAGTTCCACGACTCAGCCCACGCCCACGGCCTACACGTTGGTGACTCAGTGGGGGGTGGCCGGCAAGGGGAACGGTCAGTTCAATACGCCCCGCGACGTCGCCGTCGACCGTACCGGCAAGCTGTTCGTGGCCGATCAGGGCAACCATCGAATCCAGGTGTTCTCGACCGACAGCACCTTTCTCTATCAGTGGGGCGACAGCGGGAGCGTGAACGGGAAGTTCAATTCCCCCGGGCATGTCGCGGTGGACGCCACCGGCAACGTCTACGTGGCCGACACCAACAACCACCGCATCGAAAAATTCGCGAGCGACGGGACCTACATCACGCAGTGGGGTTCGGAAGGCACGGGCAACGGCCAGTTCGAGTGGCCGTGGGGCATCGCGGTGGATGCCAACGGAAACGTGTTCGTCGCCGATCCCAACAATCACCGGATCGAGCGATTCACCAGCGACGGCACCTACCTGACCCAGTGGACGTCGCCTTCGAACGGCGGACCCGAGTTTCCGCGCGGCGTCGCGGTGGACGACAGCGGCAACGTGTACGTGGTCAACAGCGACAACGGCGGGGGCGGCAACCCGACCGTTCAGAAGTTCGACAACAACGGCGCCTACCTGACGCAGTGGGGGGCGCTCGGTAGCGGCGACGGCCAATTCCTCGTGCCGGACGGCATCGCCTTCGACCCCGCCGGAAACATCTTCGTGACCGACACCCAGAATTGGCGCATCCAGAAGTTCACGCGCATGGGCGTCTACCTCACCCAGTGGGGCTTCAGGCTCGATTCGGGCAGCGCCTGCGCCGCCGGCGGGGTCGCGGTCGACGCCACCAGCAACGTCTACGTCGCGCACTGGAACTTCTGCTGCCGGATTCAGAAGTACGCGCTGAGGTAG
- the dinB gene encoding DNA polymerase IV has translation MTTPRRILHLDMDAFYASVEQRDRPELRGRPVAVGGRPESRGVVAAASYESRAFGVRSAMPMSRALRLCPGLVIVPPDFVKYRAVSSQIFALYREVTRLVEPLSLDEAYLDVTENAWGETLGVEVAKRLKAAIRGTTSLTASAGVAPNKFLAKIASSWRKPDGLTVVAPERVEWFLQKLPVDALWGVGPATAKRLRERGVERLVDVRTAAPEALEAAVGSMADWLRKLAAGEDDRAVEPNRKSKSCSSECTYAHDLTDLDRIRDEVAAMARDNAQWLARKGLTARTVTIKVRYDDFSTITRSHSDRATRDVEQIVRRAVALLEKTEAGRRAVRLLGAGVHNLEERDGSEDAGDTDEPQLSFGAAEPERPA, from the coding sequence ATGACCACGCCCCGCCGCATCCTGCACCTCGACATGGACGCGTTCTACGCGTCGGTCGAGCAACGCGACCGGCCCGAGCTGCGCGGCAGACCGGTCGCGGTGGGAGGGCGGCCCGAATCGCGCGGCGTGGTCGCGGCGGCAAGCTACGAGTCGCGCGCCTTCGGCGTCCGCTCGGCGATGCCGATGAGCCGCGCCCTGCGGCTCTGTCCGGGGCTGGTGATCGTGCCGCCGGACTTCGTGAAGTATCGAGCGGTCTCGTCGCAGATCTTCGCGCTCTATCGCGAGGTGACGCGGCTGGTCGAACCGCTGTCGCTCGACGAGGCCTATCTCGACGTCACCGAGAACGCGTGGGGCGAAACGCTCGGCGTCGAGGTGGCCAAGCGGCTGAAGGCCGCGATCCGTGGAACCACGAGCCTCACCGCCTCGGCCGGCGTCGCGCCCAACAAATTCCTGGCCAAGATCGCCTCGAGCTGGCGCAAGCCCGACGGTCTCACCGTGGTGGCGCCCGAGCGCGTCGAGTGGTTCCTGCAGAAGCTTCCGGTGGACGCGCTGTGGGGCGTGGGGCCCGCGACCGCCAAGCGGCTGCGCGAGCGCGGCGTCGAGCGGCTGGTGGACGTGCGCACCGCCGCACCCGAGGCGCTCGAGGCCGCGGTCGGGAGCATGGCGGACTGGCTGCGGAAGCTCGCGGCGGGTGAGGACGATCGCGCCGTCGAGCCGAACCGCAAATCGAAGTCGTGCTCGTCCGAGTGCACCTACGCCCACGACCTCACCGACCTCGATCGGATTCGCGACGAAGTCGCGGCGATGGCGCGCGACAACGCGCAGTGGCTCGCGCGCAAGGGGCTGACCGCGCGCACCGTCACCATCAAGGTGCGCTACGACGACTTCTCCACCATCACGCGCAGCCACTCCGATCGCGCGACCCGCGATGTGGAACAGATCGTCCGCCGCGCGGTGGCGCTGCTCGAGAAGACCGAGGCGGGGCGGCGAGCGGTGCGGCTGCTCGGCGCGGGCGTCCACAACCTGGAAGAGCGGGACGGGAGCGAGGACGCCGGCGACACCGACGAGCCCCAGCTCAGTTTCGGGGCGGCGGAGCCGGAGCGACCGGCGTGA
- a CDS encoding alpha/beta hydrolase has protein sequence MRRVAARIGIAILLVVLALLLWQNVLEGVERREPVRGRMVDAGGHRLRMIVSGPDRGPTVILECGIGGSTASSWGWEQRAVAKFARVVSYDRAGLGASDPGPMPRDGNRLVDELHTALEHAGFQPPFVFVGHSYGGLLARLFTERYPGEVAGAVLVESSYASSSTGAARPVRPYLHLLPLAPWAARLGLMRLGVALIGTDARRLPEPERAEQSAYLSSSRQWMGIVRELEAWGPLTNPEAAKTHGFGSRPLAVLTAETSAHRWSGWSAMQEQAARLSTDSIHEIVPGATHGSAVTDSASAAFVSAAIEEVVTAVRERRPLRSLVGGVN, from the coding sequence GTGAGGCGTGTTGCGGCGCGGATCGGCATCGCAATCCTGCTCGTCGTGCTCGCACTGCTCCTGTGGCAGAACGTGCTCGAAGGGGTCGAGCGCCGCGAGCCCGTTCGCGGGCGGATGGTGGATGCCGGCGGCCACCGCCTGCGCATGATCGTCTCCGGGCCGGATCGGGGCCCGACCGTGATCCTCGAATGCGGGATCGGCGGTTCGACCGCCTCGAGCTGGGGGTGGGAGCAGCGCGCGGTGGCGAAGTTCGCTCGCGTCGTTTCTTACGATCGCGCCGGCCTCGGCGCCAGCGATCCCGGCCCGATGCCACGCGATGGCAATCGGTTGGTCGACGAGCTTCACACCGCGCTCGAGCATGCCGGTTTCCAGCCGCCCTTCGTGTTCGTCGGGCATTCCTATGGCGGGCTGCTGGCGCGGCTCTTCACCGAGCGCTACCCCGGCGAGGTGGCGGGCGCCGTGCTGGTCGAGTCGTCCTACGCCAGTTCCTCGACCGGCGCCGCGCGCCCGGTCCGGCCCTATCTCCATCTGCTTCCGCTGGCGCCATGGGCGGCGCGGCTCGGTCTCATGCGGCTCGGCGTCGCGCTGATCGGCACCGACGCCCGTCGCCTGCCCGAGCCCGAGCGAGCTGAACAGAGTGCCTATCTCTCTTCCTCACGACAGTGGATGGGAATCGTTCGCGAGCTCGAAGCCTGGGGGCCGCTCACCAATCCGGAGGCCGCGAAAACGCACGGCTTCGGCTCGCGGCCACTCGCGGTGCTCACCGCCGAAACGAGTGCGCATCGCTGGAGCGGCTGGTCCGCGATGCAGGAGCAGGCGGCCCGGCTTTCGACCGACAGCATCCACGAGATCGTACCCGGCGCGACCCACGGCTCGGCCGTCACTGATTCGGCTTCGGCCGCGTTCGTCAGCGCCGCGATCGAGGAGGTCGTCACCGCGGTGCGGGAGCGTCGTCCGTTGCGCAGCCTGGTCGGGGGAGTGAATTGA
- a CDS encoding DUF3224 domain-containing protein, producing the protein MKHIAHAHFTIKSWEEKPYREGVDTPKLTRASVVRTFTGDLEGEGRVEYLMMYASDGSAAVVGLEQIVARLAGKTGSFVLQRTGRFEGGVAKESYFVVPGSGTGELRGLTGDGTSALGHGTEYPFALSYELPAT; encoded by the coding sequence GTGAAGCACATCGCCCATGCACACTTCACGATCAAGAGCTGGGAAGAGAAACCCTACCGCGAAGGCGTGGACACTCCGAAGCTCACGCGCGCCAGTGTGGTCCGCACCTTCACCGGCGACCTCGAGGGCGAAGGCCGCGTCGAGTACCTGATGATGTACGCGAGCGACGGCTCGGCCGCGGTCGTCGGGCTCGAGCAGATCGTCGCGCGACTTGCAGGCAAGACCGGCAGCTTCGTGCTCCAGCGCACCGGCAGGTTCGAGGGCGGGGTGGCGAAGGAATCCTATTTCGTCGTCCCCGGCTCGGGGACCGGGGAGCTGCGCGGCCTGACCGGGGACGGCACTTCGGCTCTCGGGCACGGGACGGAATACCCATTCGCTCTCAGTTACGAGCTGCCCGCGACCTAG
- a CDS encoding metalloregulator ArsR/SmtB family transcription factor, whose translation MESAFAVLAEPNRRAILDLLATSERSVGELEFQLGMPQPSVSKHLRVLREAGFVEARVEAQHRVYQLRPERLMELDSWLAPFRRFWATHVDALERHLDRMERAERGRRRPAPRLNRRPARPKGRKP comes from the coding sequence ATGGAATCCGCCTTCGCCGTGCTCGCCGAGCCGAACCGCCGCGCCATCCTCGACCTGCTGGCCACCTCCGAGCGATCGGTGGGCGAGCTGGAGTTCCAGCTCGGGATGCCGCAGCCCTCGGTCTCGAAGCATCTGCGCGTGCTGCGAGAGGCGGGCTTTGTCGAAGCCCGTGTCGAAGCGCAGCATCGCGTCTATCAACTCCGGCCCGAGCGCCTCATGGAGCTGGATTCATGGCTGGCTCCCTTTCGCCGCTTCTGGGCCACGCACGTGGATGCGCTCGAACGCCACCTCGATCGGATGGAACGAGCCGAGCGTGGGCGGCGCCGGCCCGCACCCAGACTCAACAGACGACCCGCCCGCCCGAAAGGAAGGAAACCATGA
- a CDS encoding SRPBCC family protein, translating into MTTRESYVPGPAAGAEVRREGDQWTLVLVRDLPHPPARVWQALTDPAQVREWAPYDVDRNLASVGPVKLTWAGAPPVPETKVTRAEAPRVLECGDLRWELEPHGDGTRLTLWHSIDRRFIAWGAAGWHICFDVLDQYLAGEPIGRIVAGDAMQFGGWQRLVGEYGKQFGVESPGGR; encoded by the coding sequence ATGACCACCCGCGAAAGCTACGTGCCGGGCCCCGCCGCCGGCGCCGAGGTCCGGAGGGAAGGCGACCAGTGGACGCTGGTCCTGGTCCGCGACCTCCCTCACCCGCCGGCCAGGGTCTGGCAGGCGCTGACCGACCCCGCGCAAGTCCGCGAATGGGCGCCGTACGATGTCGATCGGAATCTGGCGAGCGTTGGCCCGGTAAAGCTGACCTGGGCGGGGGCGCCGCCAGTTCCCGAGACGAAGGTGACACGCGCCGAGGCGCCCCGGGTGCTCGAGTGCGGCGACCTGCGCTGGGAGCTCGAGCCCCATGGCGACGGCACGCGGCTCACGCTCTGGCACAGCATCGATCGCCGCTTCATCGCCTGGGGTGCGGCGGGCTGGCATATCTGCTTCGACGTGCTCGACCAGTACCTCGCCGGCGAGCCGATCGGGCGAATCGTCGCGGGTGACGCGATGCAATTCGGCGGCTGGCAGCGCCTGGTCGGAGAGTACGGCAAACAATTTGGCGTCGAATCGCCCGGCGGGAGGTGA
- a CDS encoding DUF1801 domain-containing protein — translation MRKPVTAENAPALIDERIRELGDWRGKTLAKVRELIHKADPDIVEEWKWMGTPVFSHDGIVCTGETYKSVVKLTFAKGASLRDPAKLFNSSLDGNVRRAIDIHEGEKINEAALKDLIRAAVALNLEKQSMPRSGRTASKRSKSRKA, via the coding sequence ATGAGAAAACCGGTCACGGCCGAGAATGCGCCGGCGCTGATCGACGAGCGGATCCGGGAGCTCGGCGACTGGCGCGGGAAGACGCTGGCCAAGGTGCGGGAGCTGATTCACAAGGCCGATCCCGACATCGTCGAGGAGTGGAAGTGGATGGGTACGCCAGTGTTCTCCCACGACGGCATCGTCTGCACGGGGGAGACCTACAAGAGCGTGGTCAAGCTGACGTTCGCCAAGGGCGCGTCACTCAGGGATCCGGCAAAGCTCTTCAACTCGAGCCTCGACGGAAACGTCCGGCGCGCGATCGACATCCACGAAGGAGAGAAGATCAACGAGGCGGCGCTGAAAGATCTGATCCGCGCGGCCGTGGCGCTCAATCTCGAGAAGCAAAGCATGCCCCGATCCGGCCGCACGGCGTCGAAGCGCTCGAAATCTCGGAAGGCCTGA
- a CDS encoding lytic transglycosylase F — protein MGRLFVSRNLAVLVAAGAFWLASPSAAQPARQPATPSPSPGVVSKPWTGDFDGMFERRSIRILVPYSRTLFYGEKGREHGLAADLAKDFETYLNQKHAKELGGRRLAVAIIPTTRDKLLSELVAGRGDIASGNLTATKSRMETADFVAPTERDPALELLISGPRAPAIATLDDLSGKTVNVRQASSYFESLNALNDKLRAAGKPAVQIVTMPDALEDEDVLELLNAGLFDFTVVDSWKAKLWAQTAPNIKVHDDIVLRSGGTIGWAIRKQSPKLRAEIEGFYKTAAQQGLIESRLANYQARLKEIATTYIGPASRRFEQTLALFRTYGKQYSFDPLMMAIDGYQESQVKQGAGQPAAAPPVSPSAEQLAQDVQERTKSINELMSKNFPDAKFSDIDRTLFTFASYKSGADNITRMRKEAERRGLDPNLWFNNVELVTAETYGMLSTAYVRDILKYDVAYKIINGSEAAQAK, from the coding sequence ATGGGTAGACTCTTCGTCTCGCGCAATCTGGCAGTGCTCGTGGCCGCGGGCGCGTTCTGGCTCGCGTCGCCGTCCGCCGCGCAGCCCGCCCGCCAGCCGGCGACCCCGTCGCCTTCTCCGGGCGTCGTCTCCAAGCCGTGGACCGGCGATTTCGACGGCATGTTCGAGCGCAGGTCCATTCGGATCCTGGTGCCCTACAGCCGGACCCTGTTCTACGGGGAAAAGGGCCGCGAGCACGGTCTCGCGGCGGACCTCGCGAAGGATTTCGAGACCTATCTCAATCAGAAGCACGCGAAGGAGCTGGGCGGACGCCGGCTCGCGGTCGCCATCATTCCCACGACGCGCGACAAACTGCTCAGCGAGCTGGTCGCCGGGAGGGGAGACATCGCGAGCGGCAACCTGACCGCCACGAAGAGTCGGATGGAGACCGCGGATTTCGTCGCGCCGACCGAGCGGGATCCCGCGCTCGAGCTGCTCATCAGCGGGCCGCGGGCTCCGGCGATTGCGACTCTTGATGATCTCTCGGGCAAGACGGTGAACGTGCGACAGGCCTCGAGCTATTTCGAGAGCCTGAACGCGCTCAACGACAAGCTTCGCGCCGCAGGCAAGCCCGCGGTGCAGATCGTGACCATGCCCGATGCGCTCGAGGACGAGGACGTGCTCGAGCTGCTGAACGCGGGCCTCTTCGACTTCACGGTGGTGGACTCGTGGAAAGCGAAGCTCTGGGCTCAGACCGCTCCCAACATCAAGGTGCACGATGACATCGTGCTGCGAAGTGGGGGAACGATCGGCTGGGCGATTCGCAAGCAAAGTCCGAAGCTTCGGGCCGAGATCGAAGGTTTCTACAAGACCGCGGCCCAGCAGGGGCTCATCGAGTCTCGCCTCGCCAACTATCAGGCGAGGCTGAAGGAGATCGCGACCACCTATATCGGTCCGGCGTCCAGGCGATTCGAGCAAACGCTCGCGCTGTTTCGAACCTATGGAAAGCAATACTCCTTCGATCCGCTGATGATGGCGATCGACGGTTATCAGGAATCCCAGGTCAAACAGGGTGCAGGCCAGCCGGCGGCTGCGCCACCCGTGTCCCCCAGCGCCGAGCAACTCGCGCAGGATGTCCAGGAGCGGACCAAGTCCATCAACGAGCTGATGAGCAAGAATTTCCCCGACGCCAAGTTCTCGGACATCGACCGCACGTTGTTCACGTTCGCCAGCTACAAGTCGGGCGCCGACAACATCACCCGCATGCGCAAGGAGGCGGAAAGGCGCGGGCTCGATCCGAACCTGTGGTTCAACAATGTCGAGCTGGTGACTGCCGAGACCTACGGGATGTTGAGCACGGCGTACGTTCGCGACATCCTCAAGTACGACGTCGCCTACAAGATCATCAACGGCTCGGAGGCGGCGCAAGCGAAGTAA